The genomic interval CCTCTACTAATGCAGGTTTATAATCACTAAAATCATTCTCATATAAATACTCTTTTTTAGTTAATCCCTCATCACTCTTTAAATAAAATTTAATCTCTCGGGCACTTAATGGTTTTAATATATGCCCTTTAGCTTGATCTATTCTTTCTTGACTATCTATTACTATCTTCTCTTTACCAGTAAAGGTAAAAGCAGTAATTGAATAAGGTATAACTGGTGCCTTATTCTCTATTTTTACCTCAATATCACCAACCTTTTTAGATTTTATATATTTAATTATCCCTCTTAAACAAGATAGCTTAAGGTATAAAGAATTCTCCTCATCACTCTGCCTTTGCTTAAACTCTATACTTCGCCCTGGAACAAACTCCTTTAATGCTTCCTTAAATATATCTATTTTACATGATTGACCTGTTAATTTAATTATAGAATAATGTAGTAACTCTCTATTTTCATAAAAAACTTCTAAGAACTTTCTAACTATTTCATAAATATCCGCTTTTATAAGTTTATTGATCTCTTTTATATTAAAGACTACATCTGGAAACCGATTCACAGTTTCTAATAAATCATATTTTTTTACAGAAAGACTCCACTTACTTAATGAAGTTATATGTAAGTCATTATCTCCACCACTTAACTCTGAAGAATCAAACTTATTCCTCAAAATATTTGTTTTCTTAAAGAACTGCTTCTTCATATTCTCTGCTAGCTCCCATAAGAAATAAAAGTTATTCTTTACTTTTTGATATTCATCACTAGTTTGGTTCTCATACTCTCTATATCTTGTAGGAATTATCTCTTCTACATCTTGATAATATTCAGCTAACTTTTCATAAATCTTTTTTACTCCTAACTCATCTACATACCTAAATAGATCTACACTTGGCAGTGTAATCAATTCATCTACATCTATAATCTCACCATCATTCTTATAATAATGAGCAAAGACTATCTTCATGAATTGCATTATTCTATAAGTAATATTATTTCCACCAAAATTAGTATCTCCATTCTCAAAACCAGTTTGAATATTCACTTTATAAGAGATATCCCCTTCTTCAATTTTGAAACTACAAGAAGATAAATCAGTAGTTCCACCGCCACAATCTATAACTAAAGCTCTATATTCTTCCCCATCTTGGAAATTTTGTTTTTCAATTAAGTTCGCTATTGTATTATAAAGCACAGACATTCCTTCATCTAAGATATCTTCTTCCTCTATATAGTAATCTGGTACTATCTCTTGAAACATTGAGACGAATTGAGATTTCATTTTTACTGGACTTGAAACATGTATGTTTTTAAATTTGCATTTAAACTGATTTTCTGCGGACTTAATTATATAATTAATATAATTATTTATTATCTCACCCCGAGTAACTTTAGCTATATTACCGAATTCATCATATACTTCTTCTTCTTTATGATAGGTATTCACCCATCTCTTTATTCCTTGAAAGACACTAGCATTACTAGTATAATCCTTTCTTTTCATATGATGCTTTGCTTCATATCCAAATAAAAATTTTATATTCTCTGAATCTTCACAACTTAATACATATACTATAGTTGGAATCATTCCTTCCCATCTTTCTTGCTTTGTTGTTACATATGGGAATTTTACATAATTAATCTCATTTATCTTTATTCTTTGATTCAGCAGGGCATTATTAGAAATATTAGATACATAATTATTATCCAAATAAGCACCTGCCGTTGTATTAGAGGTCCCAAAATCAATACATAGTACTGATTTTGTTTCTTCAAGTTTTTTAGTCTCAAAATCTATTATTGGCACCTTATAATACTCAAGGTTCATCGGCGGTAGCCTTTTTTCTTGATGAAAATTCTTATATAAGTATTCTGAAGCACTCTTTTTGAAGAATAATAGACTATAATTTTTGTTATTTAATCCCTGTAATCTTAAGTTCTTATTATTGGCTGATAAATAATAGGTATTATCGCCGTTTTTTTCTTTTTTTATGTTAAATATTCCGCATAAATAGTTTTTCCCATTAACTAATAATACATTTGATTCCTCTATCTCATTTTTAATAACTACTTTATACATATCTTCTTTATTAATTCCTACTTCTTCATAAATTGTTATCTTTGCTGGAACCTTTATATCTTCTAAAGCTTTTAATTTAGTTACTAAATTTTCATCCAATGCTTCCTGTAATCTTTCAAACCCACCTTCTTTGAATGAATCTATTAATAGCGGCCCTCTTATTCCTCGATACTTTAATATTATATCTATTAATTTTTTTCTATCATAAGACATTTGATAAGCTTTAATTATTTTATATTCACGACAGATCTTTCTTAATTTATAGGTTGACATATCCATTAATTCACTTCTAGTAAACTTTCTATTTCTATAGTTTTCTTTTTTAGGGTTGATTCGATACGACTTCAATTTCCTATATCCTCCTTCTCATATATTGAAATTTTCTCTATGCCCATAGTTTCTACAATGCCTATTATCCCAAAGTGATACTCCCAATAAGTTATTATTTGAAAATTTATTGGTAAGAATAATTCTTGTATTACTTCTAATTTTTTCATATTTTCTTGATTCTTCTCTTTGTTTATGTAGACAAGTATTTCATTTATACTTTCTTGGTTTACATATGTTATTGACCCTTTGAAGACCCTTTTGATAGTATTTCTTAAGAAATAAATATGATTTCCTGTATTATAAAATTTATAAATATTATCTAGAAGAATATTTGTCTCTCTAAGAGTAAAGTAATCTATTCCTTCTTTAACTTTGTCTCCAAAGCAACCATTTTTAATTTCTGTATGAATAAACTTCTTATAAAATTCTACTTTAGTCAGCCCTTGTTTAAGATCTATCTCTCCTAAAAAATGGATAATTATATCTAATAATACTTCTCTTAACTCTTCATTCTTTTTATAATTAGGGTTAAATAAACCTTTAAAAATTTCTAAAAATCTATAATATGGATTTATCTCTACTTCGTTTTTAACTTCCTTAAAATTAATATCTTCATTACTAAGCTCCATATATGCTGAATAAATAGAAGCCTGTTTAAAAGTTATATCAGTTAAATCTATTTCATCATTTTTCGCCTTAATTATTACATCCCAAATATAATCCATTAAACAATTTCTCCTTTACACAGATATTCAGGAAAATACATCTGTAATTCAGAAATTGCAAAGCTAAGAAGGTCATCTTCAAAATAATCACTTCGAACACCTTTAAATTTAAGTAGCATAGTCTTTTTTGTATTATCTGATCTAATCTCATCTTCAATAAATGAGTTATAATCATAAGTAGAATCTGAATCTATTTCATGGTCAAATATCTCAATATCTTCTACGATTAACTCAGTAGTAGCTTCAAAAGAGTTTATAAGTCTGTTCAACTCGCCAAAGGTTTTAATATTTTTAAACCTTTCTTGTAAGAATTTATTCATAAATGTTTCTTTTCTGGAGTTTGACATCAATTCAAATTCGAATTCTCGATTTTCAAGTTTATTATTTTGATTAACCTTTAATAATTCCCAAGGATTAGCATTGCTCTCATCACTGGTAATTATCAATTCATCTTCTGTCTTTCTTACTGAAGATATATAAGCATTATTAGGAGTTACTAAATATCCATTTTCTTTACCCAAGGCTTCTAAAGAAATATAGTGATCATAGTTCACCTTATCCTCAACCGGTAGTGGAAAACCTTCTCCTTTTTGATATACTTTTTCTATATTCCACACCGGAACATAATTAATATGTTTAACATCTTCAAAATCGCCTAAATCAAAACTAATTTCTTCAAAATCAGTTAAATCATCTAAATTATCCATCTCATATCCTGCAATTACAACATCAAACATCTTGCGGATATACGGATTATTTATTGTTCTCCAATTTGTTGAGTTTTCAAGAAAAATCTTATATAATTCCTCTTCTTTTTTGATATAATCTTGATTTTGTCTTAATTCAATTGAAATCGGATACGTCTCTTCATCACTTACAATAGCCCCTTGAAATCCCCTTGTTCTTTCTTTCAATTCTTCTATTTCTTTACAGCTCAGTGGTAAAAAAATTTTAGTAACAGATACTTCTTCTTGTTCCTTTAATTTATCTATAATCTCTTGTTTATCATATACTTCCTCTTCTTTATCTTCTTCTAAAATTGGAAATAAAAATTCATCTATTAATGGTACTTCTTCCCTCTTTACAATAGTTGTATAAGTATCATAATTTTTTTCTAGATCTTCAATTTCATTAAATGCTCTATCTTCTAACCTAGTATTCATTTCCTCTTGATAATCTATAAGATTATAAAATATGCCATCAACTATATTCTTTAGTACTTTTCTCTGCTCTAAGCTATCCATTTTATCTAATTTATTCTGGATTAATTTTTTCAATATATCACCTCACCTGCATAATTATTTAAACCATATTGATTCCGCCACTAGATATTTGTACTTCTTTACCGGAAAACTTAAGCTTTGTTTGAGAATTATCTAACGACACATCTCCATTCTTTCTTGTAACCTTTATCTCATCCGACGTCATAAATACTGTTCCTTTAGCACTCTTCATCTTCATTGTTTCTTCTTTTATTTCTACTAATGATTTATCATCTTTCCCAGAGATAAATATATTGCCATTATTAAGCCGAATTTTATAACCCCCAGGAGTAATAATTAATTTATCTGTTGGCTTATGGTCAATCTTTTTGGCACTATCGGTGCTACTGCTCTTTAAGGTAGCATGTTTCTCATTCTTGCTTTTAAAGTAGATATCTACTATATCATCTACTTCCGGAGCAAAATAAGAGTCAGTATAATTTCTATCTATTGGAAAATGAAATGATTTTGCTTCATTATATTCATCTGCTATATCTATAAAATCAACTTGAGCTGTATGGTCTTTATTTAACTTCATTACCTTAGCTCTAAAAGACCGACCCTCTATCGGAATTTCTCTTCTCTCTTGTAAAATATTTATATCTTCTTCTTTAACTAAGGTTAAATCTGAACATAAGACTCCTTCTTCTATATAAATTCTATTTTTAATTACGATTAAATCTATGGTCTGATCTTTTTGATTAGTCAATCGATATTTAACCTTCTTACCGATATTATAAACCTCTTTTGACCTAAAATGTTCATGGCAATCTACTTTATAATAATTGAATTTATGATTCTTCCTCCCGGTTTTCTTTCTCTTTACTCCAGATATATTATTTAATTCCTTTGCAGTAGCATTATGTAATCCGATTAAAATATTGATACTTTCTTTATCATCTTTAGTGTCATCTACTATTACTGGTTGATCTAGATATGAAGATATCCTTTTTAAAAAGTCCCACTCACTCTCTTTGTATTGTAAAGCCATAGGATAATTTTTAGTAGTTAAGACAGTCTGAGCTTGAGAATTATCACCAAAGACTATATTAAATTTGGAATTATCTTGCATAATCTTATCTAATACTTGTTTGTAAGTCGTTCCTAAATTTTGATAAATTCTATTTGGTCTAACTCTCTTAAGCAGTATACTGTAAGAAACTGCTTCTAGAGTAAGATAATAATCTTGTCTTTTATAAATAATATCATAGTCTTGGATGATCCCTTTAAATAATATTTTATTATCTTGATTACTATGATTTATCATTAATTTAGGATCTTCTTTTGCTAAATACCTCTCATATTTAGCAACATTCTCTTCATCTATGGCACCTTCTATTACTACTCTCGTATGATCATAGATCGATTTTTTGATTTCCATTTTATATAATGACACAAATTCAAAAGGATCAAACTTAACTTTTTGTGGAGTAAAAACCTTTTCTTCTTTTTGACTTTTTGAAGCCATTATTTAGCCTCCTTTTTTCGCTTGTTATTATTTATTAATATCAAATTCATTAACCCTTTACTTAAGTTGGTTACTTAAGAAATATTAATCCCATCCTTACTTATCTTTAACCTCTTGCTTCCAAAAGAAAATTCTGTCTTATTATCATCTATGACTCCATTTGCTTTTCCGGTCTTGAGATTAA from Selenihalanaerobacter shriftii carries:
- a CDS encoding acetate and sugar kinases/Hsc70/actin family protein; the encoded protein is MKSYRINPKKENYRNRKFTRSELMDMSTYKLRKICREYKIIKAYQMSYDRKKLIDIILKYRGIRGPLLIDSFKEGGFERLQEALDENLVTKLKALEDIKVPAKITIYEEVGINKEDMYKVVIKNEIEESNVLLVNGKNYLCGIFNIKKEKNGDNTYYLSANNKNLRLQGLNNKNYSLLFFKKSASEYLYKNFHQEKRLPPMNLEYYKVPIIDFETKKLEETKSVLCIDFGTSNTTAGAYLDNNYVSNISNNALLNQRIKINEINYVKFPYVTTKQERWEGMIPTIVYVLSCEDSENIKFLFGYEAKHHMKRKDYTSNASVFQGIKRWVNTYHKEEEVYDEFGNIAKVTRGEIINNYINYIIKSAENQFKCKFKNIHVSSPVKMKSQFVSMFQEIVPDYYIEEEDILDEGMSVLYNTIANLIEKQNFQDGEEYRALVIDCGGGTTDLSSCSFKIEEGDISYKVNIQTGFENGDTNFGGNNITYRIMQFMKIVFAHYYKNDGEIIDVDELITLPSVDLFRYVDELGVKKIYEKLAEYYQDVEEIIPTRYREYENQTSDEYQKVKNNFYFLWELAENMKKQFFKKTNILRNKFDSSELSGGDNDLHITSLSKWSLSVKKYDLLETVNRFPDVVFNIKEINKLIKADIYEIVRKFLEVFYENRELLHYSIIKLTGQSCKIDIFKEALKEFVPGRSIEFKQRQSDEENSLYLKLSCLRGIIKYIKSKKVGDIEVKIENKAPVIPYSITAFTFTGKEKIVIDSQERIDQAKGHILKPLSAREIKFYLKSDEGLTKKEYLYENDFSDYKPALVEDIIEQYAGKILQEETDTIRNGAVKFFLFTADDNWGFFVLPVCREDEQLHIGKKEYFTFEDDLSQLDFFDGLK